One genomic region from Frateuria soli encodes:
- a CDS encoding sensor domain-containing protein encodes MNQPLIPDGSSADPPEHAGRSARNWPEHVLRGVPALIAYIDPELIVRFANQPPRRWLGAATDGLAGRAVDELLDKLTAPRAIEALQAALGGQPSTVEGVLFAGRAHRYMHATFQPDADNEGRVHGVFAVFIDITERHALELKLRESEQRFFGAFQHAAIGMALVRPDGRFLRVNEAVCRMLGYSQEEFLTLSVADVTHPDDYGNDMSQLAQMLDGRIDAYQMEKRNLHKDGHVVHFQLSTSLVRDEHGKPLYFVSQVQDISQRKQYEEALFRERELAEVTLNSIGDAVIAADLELRVTSLNPIAEGLTGWTAAEARGRPMDEVFRLRDVRTGAALPNPLRAAIERNAIVDLQGKAVLLHRNGFETPIEDSSAPIHDHAGHAIGGVLVFRDVSETRALALKMIHLTQLDTLTGLPNRSQMQGQIEQAVAMARRRQQRCALLYIDIDHFKQINEQHGPANGDRVLRAFATQLRQALQDEDLLCRHHGDEFVVLLPQVEAPGQAASVAQRLIAYGERTAVAGLPGLALHMSVGISLCPDDAADADQLLRNADSAMYEVKVGGRQGFRFFTTSMNERAALRRRIEAELRVAIAREQLSLHYQPKVDAVDGHIVGAEALLRWYGDDGDERYSPEQFVAVAEDVGLIVPIGSWVLREACRQADLWYREGLGVPVAVNVSPVQFQHAHFLGELQTVLTHCALDPALLELELTERTVMAGGDATIALLQRIKRCGVRLSLDDFGTGYCSLSYLKHFPVDALKIDRAFVRDVESDPDTAAITQAIIAMARSLAKTVVAEGVETEAQAEHLRAAGCEQLQGFLYGAPMDAAAFGKLLTEQHLRRWASDRR; translated from the coding sequence ATGAACCAGCCCCTCATACCGGACGGATCCTCGGCCGATCCGCCAGAACATGCTGGCCGGTCCGCCCGGAACTGGCCCGAGCACGTACTGCGTGGCGTGCCCGCGCTGATCGCCTACATCGATCCCGAACTCATCGTGCGTTTCGCCAACCAGCCGCCGCGGCGCTGGCTGGGCGCGGCGACCGATGGCCTGGCCGGCCGCGCGGTCGACGAGCTGCTCGACAAGCTCACCGCGCCACGCGCGATTGAAGCCCTGCAGGCCGCACTGGGCGGCCAGCCGAGCACGGTCGAAGGCGTGCTCTTCGCCGGCCGCGCGCATCGCTACATGCACGCCACCTTCCAGCCCGACGCCGACAATGAGGGCCGCGTGCACGGCGTGTTCGCGGTGTTCATCGACATTACCGAGCGCCACGCGCTGGAACTGAAATTGCGCGAGAGCGAGCAGCGCTTCTTCGGCGCCTTCCAGCACGCCGCCATCGGCATGGCGCTGGTGCGCCCCGACGGGCGCTTCCTGCGCGTGAACGAGGCGGTCTGCCGCATGCTCGGTTACAGCCAGGAGGAGTTCCTCACCCTGAGCGTCGCCGACGTCACCCATCCGGACGACTACGGCAACGACATGTCGCAGCTCGCGCAGATGCTGGACGGCCGGATCGACGCCTACCAGATGGAGAAGCGCAACCTGCACAAGGACGGGCACGTGGTGCACTTCCAGCTCAGCACCTCGCTGGTGCGCGACGAGCACGGCAAGCCGCTTTATTTCGTCTCGCAGGTGCAGGACATCAGCCAGCGCAAGCAGTACGAGGAGGCGCTGTTCCGCGAGCGCGAGCTGGCGGAGGTCACGCTCAACTCGATCGGTGACGCGGTGATCGCCGCCGACCTCGAGCTGCGCGTGACCTCGCTCAACCCGATCGCCGAAGGCCTCACCGGCTGGACCGCGGCCGAGGCGCGCGGCCGTCCGATGGACGAGGTGTTCCGCCTGCGCGACGTGCGCACCGGTGCGGCGCTTCCCAACCCGCTGCGCGCGGCGATCGAGCGCAACGCCATCGTGGATCTGCAGGGCAAGGCGGTGCTGCTGCATCGCAACGGCTTCGAAACGCCGATCGAGGATTCCTCGGCACCGATCCACGACCACGCCGGCCACGCCATCGGCGGCGTGCTGGTGTTCCGCGACGTCAGCGAAACCCGCGCGCTGGCGCTGAAGATGATCCACCTGACCCAGCTCGACACGCTGACCGGCCTGCCCAACCGCAGCCAGATGCAGGGCCAGATCGAGCAGGCCGTGGCGATGGCGCGTCGCCGCCAGCAGCGCTGCGCCCTGCTCTACATCGACATCGACCACTTCAAGCAGATCAACGAGCAGCACGGCCCGGCCAACGGCGACCGCGTGCTGCGCGCATTCGCCACGCAGCTGCGCCAGGCGCTGCAGGACGAGGACCTCCTGTGCCGCCACCATGGCGACGAATTCGTGGTGCTGCTGCCGCAGGTGGAAGCACCCGGCCAGGCCGCCAGCGTGGCGCAACGGCTGATCGCCTATGGCGAGCGCACCGCCGTGGCCGGCCTGCCCGGGCTGGCCTTGCACATGTCCGTGGGCATCAGCCTGTGCCCGGACGACGCGGCCGATGCCGACCAGCTGCTGCGCAACGCCGACAGCGCCATGTACGAGGTCAAGGTCGGCGGGCGCCAGGGCTTCCGCTTTTTCACCACCTCGATGAACGAGCGGGCGGCGCTGCGCCGGCGCATCGAGGCGGAGCTGCGCGTGGCGATCGCACGCGAGCAGCTATCGCTGCATTACCAGCCGAAGGTGGACGCCGTCGACGGGCACATCGTCGGCGCCGAGGCGTTGCTGCGCTGGTACGGCGACGATGGCGACGAGCGCTATTCGCCGGAACAGTTCGTCGCGGTGGCCGAGGACGTCGGCCTGATCGTGCCGATCGGCTCCTGGGTGCTGCGCGAGGCCTGCCGCCAGGCCGACCTCTGGTACCGCGAAGGCCTGGGGGTGCCGGTGGCGGTCAACGTCTCGCCGGTGCAGTTCCAGCATGCCCATTTCCTGGGCGAGCTGCAGACCGTGCTGACCCACTGCGCGCTCGATCCGGCGTTGCTGGAGCTGGAGCTGACCGAGCGCACCGTGATGGCCGGCGGCGACGCCACCATCGCACTGCTCCAGCGCATCAAGCGCTGCGGCGTGAGGCTGTCGCTGGACGATTTCGGCACCGGCTACTGCAGCCTGTCCTACCTCAAGCACTTCCCGGTCGACGCGCTGAAGATCGATCGCGCCTTCGTGCGCGACGTGGAGAGCGATCCGGATACCGCCGCGATCACCCAGGCGATCATCGC